One genomic region from Stackebrandtia nassauensis DSM 44728 encodes:
- a CDS encoding NAD kinase: protein MNQPRNVLLVSHTGRRDIAMEAKALVTCLRAKGFEVRALATEAGELGLDGLVAMEESRAVCDVELVLALGGDGTFLRAAELARKAAVPLLGINLGQIGFLAEAEISDISEAVSRLQRGDYVVEERLTLDAVVTLDGAEVGRDWALNESTVEKGRPARMLEVLVEVDGRRLSRYGCDGVVCATPTGSTAHAMSAGGPVVWPRVDALLLVPISAHALFSRPLVVAPDSTIAITVEPYAPAAVLTSDGRRTVAIPPGATVTVRRGEHPVRVVRLTDQPFTDRLVAKLALPVDGWRGHRLG from the coding sequence GTGAACCAGCCGCGAAACGTCCTGCTGGTGTCCCACACCGGGCGCCGCGACATCGCCATGGAAGCCAAGGCGCTGGTGACCTGCCTGCGCGCCAAGGGTTTCGAGGTTCGGGCGCTGGCGACCGAGGCCGGCGAACTCGGCCTGGACGGCCTGGTCGCTATGGAGGAGTCGCGGGCGGTGTGCGACGTGGAGCTGGTGCTGGCGCTGGGCGGCGACGGCACCTTCCTGCGGGCCGCCGAACTGGCCCGCAAGGCGGCGGTGCCGCTGTTGGGCATCAACCTGGGCCAGATCGGTTTCCTCGCCGAGGCCGAGATCTCCGACATCTCCGAGGCCGTCTCCCGGCTGCAACGCGGCGACTACGTCGTCGAGGAGCGGCTCACCCTGGACGCCGTGGTGACTTTGGACGGTGCCGAGGTCGGCCGCGACTGGGCGCTCAACGAGTCCACGGTGGAGAAGGGCCGTCCCGCCCGGATGCTGGAAGTGCTCGTCGAAGTGGACGGCCGCAGGCTGTCGCGCTACGGCTGCGACGGCGTCGTGTGCGCGACCCCGACCGGCTCCACCGCCCACGCGATGTCGGCGGGCGGGCCGGTGGTGTGGCCGCGCGTCGACGCGCTGCTGCTGGTGCCGATCAGCGCCCACGCCCTGTTCTCGCGGCCGCTGGTGGTGGCCCCCGATTCGACGATCGCCATCACCGTCGAGCCATACGCTCCCGCCGCGGTGCTCACCAGCGACGGTCGCCGTACCGTCGCGATCCCGCCGGGCGCCACGGTCACGGTGCGGCGCGGCGAGCATCCGGTGCGGGTGGTCCGGTTGACCGATCAGCCCTTCACCGACCGGTTGGTGGCGAAACTGGCGCTGCCGGTCGACGGCTGGCGCGGGCACCGCCTGGGTTGA
- a CDS encoding TlyA family RNA methyltransferase: MAARRRLDAELVRRGLARSRAHAAELIAAGRVRVRGFTATKPAAGVDPADPVLLAGDGDDYVSRGAHKLVGALSAFADLGVSAKDRRCLDAGASTGGFTDVLLREGAREVVAVDVGYGQLAWSLRTDERVTVHDRTNIRHLTAADIDGPVELTVADLSFISLRLVLPALIACTRADGVIVPMVKPQFEVGRDKIGSKGVVREPAVRLEAVRGVVAAAAELGWTTVGVTRSPLPGPSGNVEFFCALRTDATAMSDADIEIAVTAEADEKGSPT, encoded by the coding sequence GTGGCGGCGCGTAGACGCCTCGACGCGGAACTGGTGCGGCGGGGCCTGGCCCGGTCGCGGGCGCACGCCGCGGAACTGATCGCGGCCGGACGGGTGCGGGTGCGGGGCTTCACGGCCACCAAACCCGCCGCCGGGGTCGACCCGGCCGATCCGGTGCTGCTGGCCGGGGACGGCGATGACTACGTCTCGCGGGGCGCGCACAAACTCGTCGGGGCGCTGTCGGCGTTCGCCGATCTCGGTGTGTCCGCGAAGGACCGCCGCTGCCTGGACGCGGGGGCCTCGACGGGCGGTTTCACCGACGTCCTGTTGCGCGAGGGCGCGCGCGAGGTGGTCGCGGTCGACGTCGGTTATGGACAGCTGGCGTGGAGCCTGCGCACCGACGAACGGGTGACGGTCCACGACCGCACCAACATCCGGCACCTGACGGCCGCCGACATCGACGGGCCGGTGGAGCTGACGGTGGCGGACCTGTCGTTCATCTCGCTGCGGCTGGTGCTGCCCGCGCTGATCGCCTGCACTCGCGCCGACGGCGTCATCGTGCCGATGGTCAAACCGCAGTTCGAGGTCGGCCGCGACAAGATCGGCTCCAAGGGGGTCGTGCGCGAACCGGCGGTCCGGCTGGAAGCGGTGCGCGGCGTCGTGGCGGCGGCCGCCGAACTCGGCTGGACGACCGTCGGCGTCACCCGCAGCCCACTTCCCGGCCCGTCGGGGAATGTGGAGTTCTTCTGCGCGTTGAGAACCGACGCCACCGCCATGAGCGACGCCGACATCGAGATCGCGGTGACGGCCGAAGCAGACGAGAAGGGAAGCCCGACGTGA
- a CDS encoding phasin family protein, with protein MDMQDAWRAYLELALGLTEASRKKATQIIKSLAEQSGEKVEDLQGMAQELLSQGMANRENVVKLVQFELDKALDKVGLATKDEVADLKSRVRQLEEELRQARRQSESGEPSAAKPAKKTVKKAAAKKTTAKKATAKKVVKKTAKKTAKKAAKGE; from the coding sequence ATGGACATGCAGGACGCGTGGCGCGCGTATCTGGAGCTGGCCCTTGGACTGACCGAGGCGTCCCGTAAGAAGGCCACCCAGATCATCAAGTCGCTGGCCGAGCAGAGCGGCGAGAAGGTCGAAGACCTGCAGGGTATGGCCCAGGAACTGCTGTCGCAGGGGATGGCCAACCGGGAGAACGTCGTGAAGCTGGTCCAGTTCGAACTGGACAAGGCACTCGACAAGGTGGGCTTGGCCACAAAGGATGAGGTCGCCGACCTCAAGTCGCGGGTGCGGCAGCTGGAAGAGGAGCTGCGACAGGCCCGGCGGCAGTCCGAGTCCGGTGAGCCCTCGGCCGCCAAACCCGCCAAGAAGACGGTGAAGAAGGCCGCGGCCAAGAAGACCACCGCCAAGAAGGCGACGGCGAAGAAGGTCGTGAAGAAGACGGCCAAGAAGACCGCGAAGAAAGCCGCGAAGGGCGAGTAG
- a CDS encoding SCP2 sterol-binding domain-containing protein, which produces MATAEDCRNALEAFAAQIAANSDQVKRKLTFERRLACDITDLGIAFHGRFHEGRLGGITEGDDPGAEIRMTVASDDLVALINNELDFGKAFASGRVKIKASIMDLLKLKGML; this is translated from the coding sequence ATGGCGACAGCCGAAGATTGCCGAAACGCCCTTGAGGCCTTCGCCGCGCAGATCGCGGCCAACAGCGACCAGGTGAAACGCAAGCTGACCTTCGAACGTCGGCTGGCCTGCGACATCACCGACCTCGGCATCGCCTTCCACGGACGGTTCCACGAGGGCAGGCTGGGCGGCATCACCGAAGGCGACGACCCCGGCGCCGAGATCCGGATGACCGTCGCCAGCGACGACCTGGTGGCACTCATCAACAACGAGCTCGACTTCGGCAAGGCCTTCGCCTCCGGCCGGGTCAAGATCAAGGCCAGCATCATGGACCTGTTGAAGCTCAAAGGGATGCTCTAG
- a CDS encoding HAD-IIA family hydrolase — MTKGPRGGSLDDGRLWGESLPLSRRYGLVLLDLDGVVYLLGEPIDGVPGALRELRRAGAVPVFVTNNASRRAAEVAELLSAKGVEASVAEVRTSAQVAAALLAEHCEPGSRVLVVGSEALAEEVAEAGLTPVESANGRKVAAVVQGYGRTVTWQRLAEAVVAVREGAWWLASNTDKTMPSPLGPLPGNGTLVAAVGTALGRQPDAVAGKPAPAMLRQAVAAHPGRDAIMVGDRWDTDIAGAHAAGLPGLLVLSGSISAPEVLELPPQGRPQFLAWTVAGINEPHPPVRVEAGEPTRFRCRDWSVSVTDGKSRLAGDGDALDALRALAQAAWWSRDRDAGVAGTPVADGESAARALARLGF, encoded by the coding sequence ATGACGAAAGGCCCGCGGGGCGGCTCGCTCGACGACGGTCGGTTGTGGGGCGAGTCGCTGCCGCTGAGCCGACGCTACGGTCTGGTGCTGCTGGACCTCGACGGTGTGGTCTACCTGTTGGGTGAACCCATCGACGGGGTGCCGGGGGCGTTGCGGGAGTTGCGGCGGGCCGGGGCGGTTCCGGTGTTCGTGACCAACAACGCTTCCCGCCGGGCCGCGGAGGTCGCGGAGCTGTTGTCGGCCAAGGGCGTCGAGGCGTCGGTGGCCGAGGTGCGCACTTCGGCCCAGGTCGCCGCTGCGCTGTTGGCCGAGCACTGTGAGCCTGGCAGCCGGGTGCTGGTGGTCGGGTCGGAGGCGCTGGCCGAGGAGGTCGCCGAGGCGGGTCTGACGCCGGTGGAGTCCGCGAACGGCCGCAAGGTCGCCGCCGTGGTGCAGGGTTATGGGCGCACGGTGACCTGGCAGCGGCTGGCCGAGGCGGTGGTCGCGGTGCGCGAGGGCGCGTGGTGGCTGGCCTCCAACACCGACAAGACGATGCCGTCGCCGCTGGGGCCGTTGCCGGGCAACGGAACCCTGGTGGCGGCGGTGGGCACCGCCCTGGGGCGGCAGCCGGACGCGGTGGCCGGTAAACCCGCTCCGGCGATGCTGCGGCAGGCCGTGGCCGCCCATCCTGGCCGGGACGCGATCATGGTCGGCGACCGTTGGGACACCGACATCGCTGGTGCCCACGCCGCGGGCCTGCCGGGCCTGCTGGTGTTGAGCGGTTCGATCTCGGCCCCGGAGGTGCTGGAGTTGCCGCCGCAGGGGCGGCCGCAGTTCCTGGCGTGGACGGTGGCCGGGATCAACGAGCCGCACCCGCCGGTGCGCGTCGAGGCGGGCGAGCCGACACGGTTTCGCTGCCGGGACTGGAGTGTCAGCGTCACGGACGGCAAGTCGCGGCTGGCCGGGGACGGCGACGCCCTGGACGCGCTGCGAGCCCTGGCGCAGGCCGCCTGGTGGTCGCGGGATCGCGACGCCGGGGTGGCGGGAACGCCGGTCGCCGACGGGGAGTCGGCGGCCCGGGCACTGGCGCGGCTGGGGTTCTAG